The Coffea arabica cultivar ET-39 chromosome 4e, Coffea Arabica ET-39 HiFi, whole genome shotgun sequence genome includes a window with the following:
- the LOC113740816 gene encoding uncharacterized mitochondrial protein AtMg00860-like, with protein sequence MPFGSTNAPATFMDLMHRVFKPYLDKFVVVFIDDILVYSKTREEHEQHLRIVLQTLREHQLFAKFSKCKFWLEKVAFLGHIISKDGLTVDPAKVEAVAKWKRPENPTEVRSFLGLVGYYRRFIKNFSRIVGPLTNLTKKQGKYIWDAKCENGFQELKRQLTMAPVLALPNGTDSYTVYTDASR encoded by the coding sequence atgccttttggctcAACTAATGCCCCTGCGacattcatggatttaatgcatcgggTGTTTAAGCCTTATTTGGATAAATTTGTagtggtgtttattgatgatatcctagtGTACTCGAAGACAAGGGAGGAACATGAGCAACACTTGAGGATAGTattgcaaaccctaagagagcaccagCTGTTTGCCAAATTTAGCAAGTGTAAATTTTGGCTAGAGAAAGTGGCGTTCCTAGGCCATATCATTTCAAAGGATGGGCTTACTGTAGACCcggctaaagtggaagctgtagcAAAATGGAAACGGCCGGAGAATCCTACGGAAGTACGAAGTTTTCTAGGTCTCGTGGGGTACTACCgccgatttataaagaatttcTCGAGAATTGTGGGACCCCTAACgaacttgacaaagaaacaagggAAGTACATTTGGGATGCTAAGTGCGAGAATGGTTTCCAAGAGCTTAAAAGgcaattgaccatggctccagtgctaGCTCTGCCCAATGGGACGGATAGCTATACAGTTTATACCGACGCTTCGAGATAG